The region ATGGTGTGATTTTGTAATTTGATCCTTTGATGTTATGAATATTATTTGTTGTATAAAAGAGGTTAGGTAAGGGACATTACATTTCAAGAGTCAAGAGAAGAATGTAGGTAAGGCCTACCACGAATCccgaatataaaacataaaagaaacatgcataatataaatatatacagaTTTTCTTTTATAATCTTTTAGTATACTTATGGATATAATAGATACTTGTTTTGAAATTTGGGAAAACTAGCAGCAACAATAGCTGTTAAAGTAGTggattcaattaaattaaatacaaTAAATAGGGGATCAAAAGCAAACAACTCAGAGAAAAATGTCTGTCTTGGTcccatttcatatattcattgcTTCAATGTTCAAATAAAACACTATGTGACCAGCCTGAAAAAAAGTGCACACTTAACTTTAAACTTTgccattttcataataatttctTTACTTCAAGACATGGGGCATGGACCATATCATGATTGATATTTTGAATTTGACAGAATTTCAATCACCCTAGATAAGTAAGGATAACCCGAACATCCAtccgaaatttgaaaaaatttgagaaaaaaattagcaACCACCCCTACCATTGAAAGAGCATGGCATATATATCTTACCGTGGGATGTCATTTCTTTGTGCTCTTTTTTTAGTACAACGCAAAGGATTGATACCAAAACATTTTCCAGGACCTCAAATCCTGTTTTCTCGAACTTAACCGACATTCCAAAATGCCGACAAAAATGACCGCTGCTACTGTCAACAACAGGTCGTTTCATCGAGTAAAAAACCCGAAGGAGAAGTGAAAGGAAGATCATTGTCCTAGAGCTTTATGTTGATCCTTTCAGACCATTTAGATATATCGGAATAAACACGATCTCCACCAATGTCCTCCCCGGTAGCCCCAGCGGCAACTCGTAGAACATCCTCGATCAAAGCAAAATTTCCCAATAAATCAACGTGAGAACCACTTTGGGTGCCTCGACCTTCTAAAAGATTAGCCGGGGGTGCATGTTTGTACTCTCGATTGTAAGTACGTATTCCCGAAGGGTTGAACCTGGTTTTACCACGCCAACCTTTTGCACACATGAAACCCGCGCTTATGATAGGAACGGTTTCATCTCCGTCACCAGAGAAAACACCACCTTTTAGACATGAATCTTCACTATCACCGTCTACAGAGGTGTCTATTTGAAATGGAATTGAGCAATCACTTGGAGGAGCTACTTTGTAGATATAACCTCTTTCGGTGGGGAGTCCGACTCCATATAACGAGTATATTTCCATGTCCGGAGCATTCGGTAGCCTGCAAATTCATCCAGGATTTGTCAGGGAAACAGCTAGTACTCGAAAAAACCGAGAAGGTGAAAACACTCACTTTGTTTCTAAGGGGTTTGACCAATATTTGTACTGGTCATACTTCGGGTCATCCAAATCATCGGCTATCCCGTACGAAAAATGAGAAGCTCCCCGTGCCATCAACTTCGGGGCAACATAATGAAGCAGGTCCAAAATCGATCCAGCAGTGTAAACTTTGTGATCAGCAACCGCTTTGATAGCTCGATTTCCCATTTCATGATATTCTAACCATATATCGCAGTTACTCGAGTTCGTAAGCTTATCGCCCTTTGCAACATGCTGTTAATCAATAATTAATCAGATATAAACATGAAGCAATCAAAAACGAAATAGCGCAATAAGTGGATATTACCTTGAAATCAACCCTCTCGATTTTGGAGGAATGTGTTTCGGCCCAATCTTTACTAAATGAAATAAGTCTCCCGTAATTCACACCTTTCGTATTACAGATATTGCCGTTTCCACCTGTATTACGAGTGCTATTGTCCGTACCCTTTTTTGCACTATTGTTAACGGTTTCCGTTTCAGGCGACCAATCTAGACCGCCCCAGATAGTTTCTCCACCCTTGGGTATCATCGAAAAAGTAGCATCCCATGTTCGGAACATCCGCATTAAATGCTTAAAAGTTTGAAGACCGAGTACGTCTTTGTCCAACAAACCCGGTGCTTGAGCCCTGTTTAACAATTAACATTTCATCAAGCTCCAAAACCAAAACACGATTCACAAAGATATATTTGCATGATTTATAAAACGAAGTACCTGAGAGCTGCTATATCCCGGACTTCGATAGAAAAATGCAGTGCAATAGATTTCGGACTACCTAAAAAGGGTGCACCAATATTCATTATGGCCTTAATGTGCTTCGCACACCAATCTGGACCACCTCCACCACCCCTTGGAGCCGGTGTTTCGACCCATTTCATGAAATGCAGAAAGTACTGAACTCCCATCGAATGTGGAAGGACTACTACTTTTTTCCCACCATGTGTAGCGACCAAGAGCTCGATATTACTTTTTATTCGGGTCAAAGATTGGTCCCGGATCTGATTTATTCAAATAGACCGTAATAAAATAATCCCGGAGAGTTGTAAACATTTAAAGTATATATGTATGTCTGAAAGATTAAGTGCATACCTCGGTGTTCTGAAATGATAACCTCCAATCATAAGCAGCCATATACAACGATTTTTCCTCGTACCCGATATGAGCCAAATTAGCTATTACGACAGCCCAAACAAAATAACCCGTTGCAAAATAATCAGCTGCCACAAGTCCAGTTACAGGTCTGACTCTTATACCAGGAGGGTCGAATCCCGTATCATTATCAAGCGATATGTGCTCAAGCCAGCATAATGGTCTGCAATGAAATTGAAAGAACAATGGGGGTATAAACACTATTAATGACATTTTCATTTCATAACCAAAACAAACTAAAAGGTAAAGCTCGATTGCAAGTTAGCAACCATATGCGAAAGATTAGCACGTCGAGACTCGAGTAACGGAACTTGTGCATGGTGGCAAATTAGCAATGATTCCCTCGGGTTTACGTGCATAGAGAAGCCAACACCTTAAGCCGTTGGTTATTTGGATCACAAAAGAAGATTTCGAGATTCTAATCCTGTAACACAATGGGGGCTTTTCAGCATATAGCATGCCGATCTAACAATGCACCTATTAGAAGGATAGACCAAATATTCTATATCTCGGTTCGATGGTTCGATACAATGAAGTACTCTAGCACGAAAACACTAACATCAAAAGCAAAGAAtcatatcaatattttaatttaactcgaaagAAAACAGGGAACTCGACAAATCGACCAATCCCAAGCTTTTTTACAGTTCAAGAACAACAGAGATCTGCAATGTTATAGCCATGTTTACAGAGTATatctatatatagagagagaaacATATGAGCCAACAGAACATTACTTCAATGTTTAAAATCCAAACTACCATTGAAAAGACAAATATCAAAGTTACCTTTCTAGAACCATTTTTGCAACAGAGTAAGCTTAAAGGAAGCTGCTTTAATAACTTTGAAACATTCATAGTATTCAAAAGAACAAACTTTAAGACAAAACCCAGAATTATTTTAAACAGAGTAAAGATGATACCTTTTGTAAAATTCACCAAAGGAACCACCCCAAAGGCGTTTACCAAGCAATCCTTCAGCACAGTGACGACCTTCCCAAAGTTCAAGACCACCGGTAACGACGCCGGGAACGAGCACCACCGGGTGGTTCGCCGTCAAACCTTCTTTTCTTAACTTAACACCGGGAGGGTCCGGTAATGGACCGGTTATCGCCATCGTTACGAATTGAGGGATTGAATCGGGCATTGTGTTGTATAAGAACAAACAAAACCACCATATCGAACATATAAAACCGATGAACCAACAACAATTGTCCCAACACGACCATTTTTTCGAACCATAATTTCGTCTTTGTGGGATCTTGTATTGGTCCTTCTTCTTGTCGTCGTCGTCGGCGCCGTCTTTTTTGATGTTGGGATCGGCGACTCGAGTCTTTGAAGAATCCGTACCGTTCCTCCGCCGcaaaaacgacatcgttttggaaAGGAAATAAGACCTATAAAAACTCAGTGGTTTGCTCATCGTTCACGGCGATTGACGGCGGAGTTATAGAACGAACATGAATGAAACCTGTATTTTTACTCTCTATTGACCACACCTTTTCGTTATGAGACCGCCGGATTGACGGCGGCGAAACTAAACGGAGCAACGATCAACGGTGGAGATGGATGATTTCAACGGTGAGTTGAGTTTTTTTATTGTAAAGTCCCACACTTTATTGTAAACTCTACGTTTTTAGCTTTTTCTAAGCTTAGAAAAGGCTGGCTTCCCTTTCTTCCGGGTTTTTTCATTGTTGCAGTTTTAAAGACCCCGCGGGTCATGACAGTCTAAATTAGGCGTTGTAATGAAAATAGTACTGGTCAACGTGACAAGGATCTTTTTTTCTAccttcatcaattttttttttgggtcaATTTATTGTTATATTGTATTTGGACTTTACAATTTGGTGTGGTCcaatataattacttaaaatataataaatagttttagggaaaatataCTAGTAGTCACTCTACTATTAATAAACTTCTTTTTTAGTCATTCAActttgaaaagttataaaatagtcgtcctattattcaattttatcttttcgGTCACTAACTAACAAACGATGGtagcttttaaaattgatataagaCCAATTTACACAAtgtttagaatcaagactaaaatCACAccatgtataaatgttgaggattagcatttttattatgtcaattttaaaagttgtcactATTAAGACGATTAAATAGTTTGGTGACCAACAAAAAaatactaatagttgagtgactaatactatagtttaccctttatgtttatttatttatttatcttctaTGTCTGTTTTAGGTTAATTTTTGAGGTTTGTGAGTATCCTTCCCAGTAACATTGTTTCCAATTTTGAACATGTGTTCTTTTTTAGGTTGAATTATGCTATTAGTCTATGTTGtggatttaattattatattttaatttggttgttTTTTGCCCATGCgtttttttggattttaaaatttcaatactaAATGGACGTAGTTGTTAAATTCactaaattatgttttttttgtttcttaaataTTATGCagaaaaacatattttcatttgggTAATGCTATATTAGCTTGTTATTTTTGGCATTTatattacttataaaataaataaattaatgaattttgcGTAgttttttgcattaaaaataaattttaaagttttaagtatAGAGACTATGAATAATCCAAGTAAactgaatttataattttatgcaTAGTGTAAGGTTGATAGTAGAATTTAACTGAACATATTTAAGTGCTACTATTTGGATCagtaattaaatttcaaattataaaaaatataaaaattaaaattgaccaatttaAAGTATAAGGACCAAAATTTGTATAAGTCTTATGCATACTTTGTTATTATTcctaggggtgttcattcggttaaccgacccgaaattactataaccgaattaatcgaccttcaaaaaattttaaccgttaaccgaaccgatttttttttaaaaaaatttaaccgaaccgaaattttttcggttaataaggtcggttaaccgaattaaccgaaaattatgtattttttatttttggttaaaaattacccgaattacccgaattacccgaattaaccgaattaaccgaattaccgaaaaatacccgaattttttttattttttatttttaaaatttaaaaaatttataaattattaaagtaaattgggttttagactttagtaaattgggttgtcttttagttttagttttattggattgggtaattgagtttgggttgggttggataattttatttattaattttttcggttaaccgaccggtttcgaaccgaattaaccgttaaccgaaaaatcataaaaaaattaaccgacccccgaccgaaaaaattcggttaaccgaccgattaaccgaattcggtcggttaaccgaattttttcggttttacccgaattatgcacacccctaatTATTCCCTTTCTTTTTTCCAATCCATGCTTTGAATTTATCGTTGTTGTCTTTATTTTATCTCTTTGTCAAAGATAGAACAGAGGAATTTCTATTCTTCTATTTGAGTCCATATATAAATCCACAACACTACATTGTGTTCGATAAATTTTGAGTTTGTATCTAGGTATTAAATCGAaattttaatcattattctaaataaatcttgatagaaaataaaaatattttagtgcaaaataatTGACAACTGAAACTTAATGAAACTAAATTCTACGGGTTTATATTGATCTAGTTCAtcggtttttatttttatttttgaatgggtgactaaaataaaaacttactaataattgGTTGATCAACGGTTTTGAGAAAAAGTGACTTAACAACCCACCTTAATGTTCGTAAGCAAGTTATGGAGGAGTGGCTTAAATGGTCAATTTTGAATAGTTAAACGATTGGATTGtaattttttacaattaagtgaccaaaatataaacttattagtAATTGAGTAACCACGAGATTAATTTATCCAAAATATTAGGAATCGTCCCTTTGGTAaggaaaaatatcatttttaaaaattttaaccttgataataaaatttaaaaaaatgccatatcaaataataatttctattttttttaattgtaaaaacAAAATTCCTCCCATTATCGTTTCCATGTTTTCCTTCTTAATCTTCAATAATTCAAAGTGGAGGTAGGCCCGACCATTATGGaattttagtcaaatttttcccattttaattattattaacaatttaaaatttaatttaattataaaacatataaataatttttaataaattataaaaatatttttatttttttttaaaatcaaatataattatttttaataaggttttcattcatataatgaaatattaaatcAGGTGATACCAAATTTTTATGTGgtttataaatttgtaaattttattatttgtttttttttaataataagttTTAAACACCTTAGCTCATAAAAAGcttgacattt is a window of Gossypium hirsutum isolate 1008001.06 chromosome D08, Gossypium_hirsutum_v2.1, whole genome shotgun sequence DNA encoding:
- the LOC107932867 gene encoding phospholipid:diacylglycerol acyltransferase 1, with product MSKPLSFYRSYFLSKTMSFLRRRNGTDSSKTRVADPNIKKDGADDDDKKKDQYKIPQRRNYGSKKWSCWDNCCWFIGFICSIWWFCLFLYNTMPDSIPQFVTMAITGPLPDPPGVKLRKEGLTANHPVVLVPGVVTGGLELWEGRHCAEGLLGKRLWGGSFGEFYKRPLCWLEHISLDNDTGFDPPGIRVRPVTGLVAADYFATGYFVWAVVIANLAHIGYEEKSLYMAAYDWRLSFQNTEIRDQSLTRIKSNIELLVATHGGKKVVVLPHSMGVQYFLHFMKWVETPAPRGGGGGPDWCAKHIKAIMNIGAPFLGSPKSIALHFSIEVRDIAALRAQAPGLLDKDVLGLQTFKHLMRMFRTWDATFSMIPKGGETIWGGLDWSPETETVNNSAKKGTDNSTRNTGGNGNICNTKGVNYGRLISFSKDWAETHSSKIERVDFKHVAKGDKLTNSSNCDIWLEYHEMGNRAIKAVADHKVYTAGSILDLLHYVAPKLMARGASHFSYGIADDLDDPKYDQYKYWSNPLETKLPNAPDMEIYSLYGVGLPTERGYIYKVAPPSDCSIPFQIDTSVDGDSEDSCLKGGVFSGDGDETVPIISAGFMCAKGWRGKTRFNPSGIRTYNREYKHAPPANLLEGRGTQSGSHVDLLGNFALIEDVLRVAAGATGEDIGGDRVYSDISKWSERINIKL